A genomic segment from Bradyrhizobium sp. ISRA430 encodes:
- the hflK gene encoding FtsH protease activity modulator HflK: MPWKNQGGGPWGSGPKGPWGSGPQPVGPRPPDLEDLLRRGQDRLQQLLPGGYFSGVGITLILLIVLAFWLLSGFFRVQSEELGVVLRFGKHVRTVQPGLNYHLPYPIETVLLPKALRVSTISIGMTLIDDPTRRGRSIRDVPEESLMLTGDENIVDVDFTVLWRIKPDGVGDFLFNIQNPEGTVKAVAESAMREVIGRSQIQPILTGARNVTEQNVQELMQRTLDSYGSGILITQVQMQKVDPPAQVIDAFRDVQAARSDSERLQNEAQTYANQVVPQARGRAAQILQAAEGYKEQAVAEAKGQSARFLKVYDEYKKAPDVTRERIYLETMERVLGGSEKLVYDGGSSGQGVVPFLPLNELTPKRAPTAGQQSSGGTR, translated from the coding sequence ATGCCGTGGAAGAATCAGGGCGGTGGCCCGTGGGGCTCGGGTCCGAAAGGGCCATGGGGCTCAGGCCCGCAACCGGTCGGGCCGAGGCCACCGGATCTGGAAGACCTTCTGCGGCGCGGCCAGGACCGCCTGCAGCAGCTTCTGCCCGGCGGCTATTTCTCTGGCGTCGGCATTACGCTGATCCTCCTGATCGTCCTCGCGTTCTGGCTGCTGTCGGGCTTCTTCCGCGTGCAGTCCGAAGAGCTCGGCGTCGTGCTGCGCTTCGGCAAGCATGTCCGCACCGTGCAGCCGGGCCTCAACTATCATCTGCCCTATCCGATCGAGACCGTGCTGCTGCCGAAGGCGCTGCGCGTCTCCACCATCTCCATCGGCATGACGCTGATCGACGATCCGACGCGGCGCGGCCGCTCGATCCGCGACGTGCCGGAGGAGAGCCTGATGCTGACCGGCGACGAGAACATCGTCGACGTCGATTTCACCGTGCTCTGGCGCATCAAGCCGGACGGTGTCGGTGACTTCCTCTTCAACATCCAGAATCCCGAAGGCACCGTGAAGGCGGTTGCCGAGAGCGCGATGCGCGAGGTGATCGGCCGCTCGCAGATCCAGCCGATCCTGACCGGCGCCCGCAACGTCACGGAACAGAACGTGCAGGAGCTGATGCAGAGGACGCTCGACAGCTACGGCTCGGGCATCCTCATCACCCAGGTGCAGATGCAGAAGGTCGATCCGCCCGCGCAGGTGATCGACGCCTTCCGCGACGTGCAGGCGGCGCGCTCCGACTCCGAGCGCTTGCAGAACGAGGCGCAGACCTATGCCAACCAGGTCGTGCCGCAGGCGCGCGGGCGCGCGGCGCAGATCCTGCAGGCCGCCGAAGGATACAAGGAGCAGGCGGTCGCCGAGGCCAAGGGCCAGAGTGCGCGCTTCCTGAAGGTGTACGACGAATACAAGAAGGCGCCCGACGTGACGCGTGAACGGATCTATCTGGAGACGATGGAGCGCGTGCTCGGCGGCTCGGAAAAGCTGGTCTATGACGGCGGCTCCTCGGGCCAGGGCGTCGTGCCCTTCCTGCCGCTCAACGAGCTGACGCCCAAGCGGGCGCCCACCGCCGGCCAGCAGTCGAGCGGAGGCACCCGATGA
- a CDS encoding dihydrofolate reductase, with protein MEIVFVVAIAENGVIGAGGAIPWRLKSDMQRFKALTIGKPVIMGRKTFESLRRPLPNRTNIVITRDADYRARGAIVTTSAADAGAVARGDALRRSAAEIAVIGGAEIYRQWLDRADRLEITEVHARPAGDTCFEIDKAQWEETSRVRHPAGADDSADFSYVTYRRRSRD; from the coding sequence ATGGAGATCGTCTTCGTCGTCGCCATAGCGGAGAACGGCGTCATCGGTGCTGGTGGCGCGATCCCCTGGCGGCTGAAATCCGACATGCAGCGCTTCAAGGCGCTCACGATCGGCAAGCCCGTGATCATGGGCCGCAAGACCTTTGAATCGCTACGCCGGCCGCTTCCCAACCGCACCAACATCGTCATCACGCGCGATGCGGATTATCGCGCCCGAGGTGCCATCGTCACGACGTCGGCGGCGGATGCAGGCGCGGTCGCACGCGGCGATGCCCTGCGGCGTTCCGCCGCCGAAATCGCCGTGATCGGCGGCGCCGAGATCTATCGGCAATGGCTCGATCGCGCCGACCGCCTCGAAATCACCGAGGTGCACGCGCGGCCGGCGGGCGACACTTGTTTCGAGATCGACAAGGCGCAGTGGGAGGAAACGAGCCGCGTCCGCCATCCGGCGGGAGCCGACGACAGCGCCGACTTCTCCTATGTGACATATCGTCGGCGGTCCCGAGATTAA